The Microcella flavibacter DNA segment TCCGCTCGCACGCCGCGAGCTCGGGGGCCGAGGTCGAGCGCGAGGTCGTCCGCGCGACGATGCTCCTGCGCCTCGCGACGCTCGCCACCGGCCGCACCGGCGCGCGCCCCGTCGTCGCCGAGACCTACGCGGCGATGCTCAACGCGGGGCTGACCCCGATCGTCGGCGAGTACGGCAGCCTCGGCTGCTCGGGCGACCTCGCGCCGCTCGCGCACTGCGCGCTCGCCGCGATGGGCGAGGGCTCGGTGCGGAACGCCGCGGGAGACCTCGTGCCCGCCGGCGACGCGCTCGCGGCGGCGGGCATCCGCCCACTCGAGCTCGAGGAGAAGGAGGGCCTCGCCCTCATCAATGGCACCGACGGCATGCTCGGGATGCTCTGCCTCGCGCTCGCCGACCTCGACGGCCTCGTGGCCACCGCCGACCTCGCCGCAGGTATGAGCGTCGAGGGCCAGCTCGGCACCGACGCGGTCTTCGCCTCGGATCTGCAGCAGCTGCGCCCCCACCCCGGCCAGGCGACGAGCGCCGCGAACCTGCGCGCCGTGCTCGCCGGATCGGCGATCGTCGCGAGCCACAGGACCGACGACTGCACGCGCGTGCAGGACGCGTACTCGCTGCGCTGCGCGCCGCAGGTGCACGGCGCCGTGCGCGACACGATGGCGCACGCCGCGCTCGTCGCGACCCGCGAGCTCGCGAGCGCGATCGACAACCCCGTCGTGACGCTCGACGGGCGGGTCGAGTCGAACGGCAACTTCCACGGGGCGCCCGTCGCGTTCGTTCTCGACTTCCTCGCGATCGCGGTCGCCGACCTCGCGAGCATGAGCGAGCGGCGCACCGATCGGTTCCTCGATAAGGCGCGCAATGCGGGGCTGCCGCCGTTCCTCGCGCACGACCCCGGGAGCCTCAACTCCATCGACAGCACCGACCCGGCCGCGGCGTTCCTCTCCGACGCGCCGTCGCTGATGTTCGGCGCCTTCTGATCGCACTCGCGCTGTGGACGGTGCTCGTGATCGTGGGGAACGTCCTCCATCGCAACCGCCGCCCCGGGGCCCGGGTGCTGCACAACCTGCTCTCCGCGCTCGGCGCGTCCCTGGTCAACGTCGTCGTGTTCGTGGTGATCGGCCTCACCGCCGGCGGGTGGGCGATGCTGCTCGTCGCCATCGTGCTGATGGCAGCCATCGCCTTCCTCGTGGCGGCCGCCATCGCCATCCCCGTGACGCACCTCGCGCTCTTCCGGAGAGCGGGCGCCGCTCGGGCCGATCACAGCGTGCTCATGCCTCCATCGACGAAGAACATGCCGCCGGTGGCGTAGGACGCCTCGTCGCTGGCCAGGAACACCATCACCCCGGTGACGTCGTCCGGCGTGCCGGACCGGCCGAGCGGGACTCGTCCGACGATGGCCGCCGCTGATTCCGGATCGTCCGCGATGGCGGCCACGAGGGGCGTGGCGGTGTATCCGGGAACGACCGTGTTCACGCGGATCCCGCTGCGGGCGTAGTCCGCAGCGACGGTGCGCGCCAGCCCATGTCCGCCCGCCTTCGAGGCGGAGTAGGCGGTGAATCCCGCGCCCTCCCCGGTGACCCCGGTCGGGCTGCCGGTGACGATGATGGAGCCTCCCCGGCCGAGCATGGCCCGCACGCCGTGCTTCAGGGTCAGGAACGTGCCGGTCAGGTTCACCTCGATGGTCTTCCGCCAGGCCGCGAGGTCGAGCTCGGCAACCGGCGCGTCCTCGCCGAAGGCCTGGATGCCGGCGTTCGCCACGACCACGTCGAGCCGTGCGCCCGCGGCGGCGACGGCGGAGAACGCGGCGACGACCGACGGCTCGTCGGCGATGTCGACGTGGAGGGCGTGCCCGCGACCCGCCGCCTCAGCCGCGGCCTCCTGTGCGGCATGGAGATCCCGGTCGGCGAAGAACACCTCGGCGCCCTCCCCGGCGAACGCGAGCGCCGCGGCGCGGCCGATTCCGGAGCCGGCGCCCGTCACGAGCGCGGTCTTGCCCGCGAGTCTGCCGTGCGGTCGCTCCGTCACGCGTCCGCCCCCGGTTCCGCCGACTCCGACGGACCAACGCTGCTGTAGTAGTGCCTCGAGTCCTCCAGATGGTCGTCCATGGCGTTCCGGGCCGCCGTTGCGTCCCGATCGC contains these protein-coding regions:
- a CDS encoding SDR family NAD(P)-dependent oxidoreductase — protein: MTERPHGRLAGKTALVTGAGSGIGRAAALAFAGEGAEVFFADRDLHAAQEAAAEAAGRGHALHVDIADEPSVVAAFSAVAAAGARLDVVVANAGIQAFGEDAPVAELDLAAWRKTIEVNLTGTFLTLKHGVRAMLGRGGSIIVTGSPTGVTGEGAGFTAYSASKAGGHGLARTVAADYARSGIRVNTVVPGYTATPLVAAIADDPESAAAIVGRVPLGRSGTPDDVTGVMVFLASDEASYATGGMFFVDGGMSTL